DNA sequence from the Helicobacter sp. MIT 05-5293 genome:
TTTTGAGTGTTGCTTTAATCTCTGTAGGGTGGTGCGCATAGTCATCAATGATGATTGTTGAAGATTTTTGGATAATATCAAAACGTTTTTTGATACCCTTGAAATGAGCAAGATTGGCTTTGATTTGTGGAAGTTGTTCTTCGCCATATTCTTCAATCGCACATAAAATAGCTAAGCTTGCATTTTGAGCCATATGTTCGCCAAATCCCCATACGCTAAATGAGCCATAATTTTTTAAGGTAAAAGTCGTTTGGGGTTCATCATTACAGAGGTTAAAACTGATGTCTGTAATATCATTTTGAGGGTCAAGCACGATAGATTCTAAGTCTTTGACACCCTTAAGATAAGGATCTGCAAGGTTAATAATCCGTTTTGTTGCCATTTGCATAAAATGATGATATGCTCCATAAAACTCATCAAGATTATGATGATAGCTTTCCATATGTTCGGGTTCGGCATTGGGAATAATGGCAAAATAAGGATTAGAGTTTAAGAAACTTTTGTCAGATTCGTCAGCTTCAAATACGATACTTTCACTTTTGGCTTCGCGCACATTTGAGCCAAATTCTTTAGAATCTGCACCGATAATTGCACCAAAATGTGGAAAAAGACTGCTTAAAATTGCACTCGTGGTAGATTTCCCATGTGCACCACAAACACTAAAAACGCGTTTTTTTCCAAGAATAAAAGCTAATGCCTCTTTTCTTGATAATACCTTAATACCTTTTCTAAGAGCCTCTTGCACCTCGACATTATCGGGTTTGATGATAGCAGAATGAATGACTAAATCTTGATCGGTGATAGCAGAGGCAGAATGAGGAATGTTGATTGGTATATCATAAGACGCAAGATATTTGGTCGCATTGCTTTGTGCTATATCTGAACCTGTGATTTGCATACCTTGCGCATACAGATATTTCGCTAATCCTGAAATGCCAATCCCACCAATGCCAATGAAATGAATTTTCACATTTTCTCCTCTTGATATAAATTAAGAGATTCTCTAAGTGCTAAAAGTGCATTTTTCGTGCTTTGTTGATCATAAACTAAAGCGATTCTGATATAGTTTTTACCTTGCCCCTTTCGCCCTAAGTAGCTTCCGGGTAAAACTAACACACCTGTTTTTTTATACGCAAATTGACAAAATGCCTCATCATTATCGACTTCAAGCCATACATAAAAAGTGTAAGGCTGAATCTGATAGGTTTTGGGATTGAGAATCTCACGGGCAAGAGCAAGATTTTGAGCATAAATACTGCGGATAGATTCAGCTGTTTGCATATCTTGCCATGCTGTTGCAGCAGCTTGTTGTAAAGGTAAAGGCAAAGCACAGCCCAAATAGGTGCGATAGAGATTATAAGCCTTAAGAATGCGAGAATCTCCGGCGATGAAACCACTACGCAAACCCGGTGCTGATGAGCGTTTGGAGATAGAATTAATCGCAAGGACATTTTTGAAGTGAGGATTACCCACCATTATTGAAGCTTCAAGAATGCTCGGCGGCGGGGTATCTTCATAAATTTCGCTATAACATTCATCATTAAGCACAATAAAATCATATTCTATTGCTTTTTGCACCCATTGCCCAAGCTCCTCTTTACTCATCGCCTTTCCTGTGGGATTGTTGGGAGAATTGAGAATCACAAGATTCACTTTTTTAAGACTCTCATCGTCAAGATGTGGTGTAAAGTCATTTTCTTTCGTGAGATCCATAAAAATAATTTTAGCTTTGGACGCAATTGCCGCACCTTCATAGATTTGATAAAAAGGATTAGGAAAAGCAATAGTAGGGTTGGGTGTATCAAAAAGATAGAATTGTGGAAAGTTAAAAAGCACTTCTCGTGTGCCAAAAGTAGGAATGATTTGTTCTTGTGTAAGGTGTATCCCATAACGTTGCGTGATAAAAGAGATTTGCGCTTCTTTTAAGTAAGATTCTCCACTGGCTTTAGGGTATTTATTTAGAAGAGGCGCGTTATCCTGCCATGATTTGATAATATTTTTGGGGGTAGGGAATTGAGGTTCTCCAATGCTAAGCGCGTATGTTTTTTGAGGTGTAGGGATACTTGCAAGCAGTGTGCGTAATTTTTCAAAGGGGTAACTT
Encoded proteins:
- the murC gene encoding UDP-N-acetylmuramate--L-alanine ligase, whose amino-acid sequence is MSRGENVKIHFIGIGGIGISGLAKYLYAQGMQITGSDIAQSNATKYLASYDIPINIPHSASAITDQDLVIHSAIIKPDNVEVQEALRKGIKVLSRKEALAFILGKKRVFSVCGAHGKSTTSAILSSLFPHFGAIIGADSKEFGSNVREAKSESIVFEADESDKSFLNSNPYFAIIPNAEPEHMESYHHNLDEFYGAYHHFMQMATKRIINLADPYLKGVKDLESIVLDPQNDITDISFNLCNDEPQTTFTLKNYGSFSVWGFGEHMAQNASLAILCAIEEYGEEQLPQIKANLAHFKGIKKRFDIIQKSSTIIIDDYAHHPTEIKATLKSVRIYADLKQINKIIAIWQPHKYSRVLDNLTAFVECFENLCDELIILPVWKAGEAHIDIDFETLFKHYNPVFATHLKRVGESLHLYQDQTMIKTLKDALIIGLGAGDITYQLRGEK
- a CDS encoding succinyldiaminopimelate transaminase, coding for MLQHFESYPFEKLRTLLASIPTPQKTYALSIGEPQFPTPKNIIKSWQDNAPLLNKYPKASGESYLKEAQISFITQRYGIHLTQEQIIPTFGTREVLFNFPQFYLFDTPNPTIAFPNPFYQIYEGAAIASKAKIIFMDLTKENDFTPHLDDESLKKVNLVILNSPNNPTGKAMSKEELGQWVQKAIEYDFIVLNDECYSEIYEDTPPPSILEASIMVGNPHFKNVLAINSISKRSSAPGLRSGFIAGDSRILKAYNLYRTYLGCALPLPLQQAAATAWQDMQTAESIRSIYAQNLALAREILNPKTYQIQPYTFYVWLEVDNDEAFCQFAYKKTGVLVLPGSYLGRKGQGKNYIRIALVYDQQSTKNALLALRESLNLYQEEKM